The Salvia miltiorrhiza cultivar Shanhuang (shh) chromosome 1, IMPLAD_Smil_shh, whole genome shotgun sequence genome has a window encoding:
- the LOC130994452 gene encoding uncharacterized protein LOC130994452 gives MDSKYIGWILLVLLVLFGNEVAVFTGGKKLERMAIASPVLLYITELSLFILNYKNRAETSDDDSENVDSDQVASQARTGISRRFIYAPTRMEVTRFVFCIAGFVIAVCDFLRISLGWTDIAKCFTASSMTLIFGLLFLIFIDFLGERSGWK, from the exons ATGGATTCGAAGTACATTGGG TGGATTTTGTTGGTTCTTCTAGTTTTGTTTGGAAATGAGGTGGCTGTTTTCACCGGGGGAAAGAAATTGGAGCGTATGGCTATCGCAAGTCCTGTCCTACTGTACATAACCGAGCTCAGCCTGTTCATCCTGAACTACAAGAACCGTGCGGAGACGAGTGATGATGATTCTGAAAATGTTGATTCCGATCAAGTTGCCTCGCAGGCACGTACAGGCATTTCCCGCCGTTTCATATATGCGCCTACGCGCATGGAGGTGACCCGATTTGTATTTTGCATTGCCGGATTCGTCATAGCCGTTTGCGATTTTCTCAGGATATCTCTTGGCTGGACTGACATAGCAAAATGCTTCACTGCCTCCTCCATGACTCTCATTTTTGGGCTTCTCTTTCTCATTTTCATTGACTTTCTAGGAGAGAGATCGGGATGGAAGTAG
- the LOC130993728 gene encoding pentatricopeptide repeat-containing protein At2g22070-like codes for MSQWEEYASILQTSIKNRRPSAVKSFHASIIKSGLNFGVILTNHVLNAYAKTGSLVDARNMFDEMPVKNVSTYNTLLSAYAKQGRTRDALRVFDELPQPDSVSWTALIVGYNQKGRFGAALAMFIEMIKCRALPTQYTFTNILASCAAVEALDVGRKVHSFVVKLGFSGAVSVANSLLNMYAKSGDAVTAMAVFNRIELRNVSSWNAVITLHMQRGEVEEALAQFEEMKQRDVISWNSMIAGYSQRGFDARALILFSEMLEESSLKPDKYTLSSVLSACGNLQELEAGKQVHAYIIRAEFDTSGPVGNALVYMYSKCGGVGMAKKVLEVCGTSTLNVIAFTALLNGYIKLGDIDPARQIFDSLHERDVVAWTAMIVEYAQNGGNNDATELFRSMLEEGLMPNSYTLAAMLRVSSNLASLNHGKQIHATAEKLGEVLSVSVSNSLISMYARAGNISCARKSFGLIQRRRDSVSWTSMITGLAQHGHGEEALELFEEMLSLDIKPDHITYVGVLSACTHMGLVEKGRSYFRKMRDVHGIEPTSSHCACMIDLYGRAGLLREAQDFIRSMSIEPDVVAWGSLLASCRVHKNLEVAAMAAERILSIEPDHSGAYSGLANVYSACGKWEEAAEIRRSMKERNVKKEQGISWLQIKSQVHIFGADDALHPQRDAIDLRLGKIWVEIKKMGFVPDTASVLHDLDDELKEQLLKHHSEKLAIAFGLLKTPENSTLTIMKNLRVCNDCHSAIKYISKLAGREIVVRDATRFHHFKDGSCSCRDYW; via the coding sequence ATGTCGCAGTGGGAAGAATATGCTTCAATTCTGCAAACAAGCATAAAAAACAGACGCCCTTCGGCAGTAAAATCATTCCACGCCAGCATAATCAAATCCGGGCTCAACTTCGGAGTCATCTTGACGAACCACGTTTTGAACGCATATGCTAAAACCGGGTCTCTCGTCGATGCCCGCAACATGTTCGACGAAATGCCCGTGAAGAATGTGTCGACTTACAACACGCTCTTGTCCGCTTACGCTAAGCAGGGCAGAACCCGCGACGCGCTCCGTGTGTTTGACGAATTGCCTCAACCGGATTCCGTTTCCTGGACCGCGCTGATCGTGGGGTACAATCAAAAGGGCCGCTTCGGCGCTGCTCTCGCCATGTTCATCGAGATGATCAAGTGCAGAGCTCTGCCTACTCAATATACATTCACCAATATTCTCGCGTCGTGTGCCGCTGTTGAGGCGTTGGATGTGGGCAGAAAGGTGCATTCTTTTGTGGTGAAGCTTGGCTTCTCTGGCGCAGTTTCTGTCGCCAACTCCTTGTTGAATATGTATGCGAAATCGGGTGATGCAGTGACGGCAATGGCTGTTTTCAACAGAATTGAGTTGAGGAATGTTTCCAGCTGGAATGCAGTTATCACATTGCATATGCAGAGAGGTGAGGTAGAAGAGGCATTGGCTCAATTCGAGGAGATGAAGCAACGTGATGTGATCTCTTGGAATTCGATGATTGCAGGCTATAGTCAGCGCGGCTTTGATGCCAGAGCTCTGATATTGTTCTCAGAGATGCTCGAGGAGTCTAGTTTGAAGCCGGATAAGTACACTCTGTCAAGCGTGCTGTCGGCTTGTGGGAATCTTCAAGAATTAGAAGCTGGGAAGCAAGTTCATGCTTATATCATTAGAGCTGAGTTTGACACCTCGGGGCCTGTTGGGAACGCGTTGGTGTACATGTACTCGAAATGTGGTGGCGTTGGGATGGCTAAGAAGGTGTTGGAGGTGTGTGGGACATCTACTCTCAATGTCATCGCATTTACAGCTCTACTGAATGGATACATCAAGCTTGGAGACATAGATCCGGCTAGGCAGATCTTTGACTCGTTGCATGAACGTGACGTGGTCGCGTGGACAGCTATGATCGTGGAGTATGCACAGAACGGGGGCAACAACGACGCAACTGAGCTCTTTAGATCCATGTTGGAAGAAGGCCTTATGCCTAATAGCTACACTCTTGCAGCTATGTTGAGAGTGAGTTCAAATCTCGCTTCTTTAAACCATGGGAAGCAAATCCACGCGACTGCAGAGAAATTGGGGGAAGTGTTGTCTGTCTCCGTGAGCAATTCTTTGATCAGCATGTATGCAAGGGCTGGCAACATCAGCTGTGCAAGGAAGTCATTCGGTTTGATACAACGGAGAAGAGATTCAGTCTCGTGGACTTCAATGATCACTGGTTTAGCTCAACATGGACATGGTGAGGAAGCATTGGAGCTCTTTGAGGAGATGTTGTCATTGGATATTAAGCCGGACCATATAACTTATGTCGGTGTTCTATCCGCTTGCACGCACATGGGGTTGGTGGAGAAGGGCCGTAGCTACTTTAGAAAGATGAGAGATGTCCATGGAATCGAGCCAACCTCCAGCCATTGTGCCTGCATGATTGATCTGTATGGTCGTGCAGGATTGCTGCGTGAAGCTCAAGATTTCATAAGGAGCATGTCTATTGAGCCAGATGTTGTAGCTTGGGGTTCACTCTTGGCTTCTTGTAGAGTTCACAAAAATTTGGAGGTTGCTGCAATGGCAGCGGAGAGGATACTTTCGATTGAACCGGACCACAGTGGAGCCTATTCGGGCTTAGCAAATGTCTACTCTGCTTGTGGGAAGTGGGAGGAAGCTGCGGAGATAAGAAGGTCGATGAAGGAGAGGAATGTAAAGAAAGAGCAAGGGATCAGCTGGCTGCAAATCAAGAGCCAAGTCCATATCTTTGGTGCAGACGATGCGCTCCATCCACAGCGAGATGCAATTGATCTGAGGCTGGGGAAGATTTGGGTGGAGATCAAGAAGATGGGATTTGTTCCAGACACTGCATCAGTCCTGCACGATCTTGATGACGAGTTGAAGGAGCAGCTTCTCAAGCATCACAGCGAGAAGCTCGCCATTGCGTTTGGATTGCTCAAAACCCCGGAAAACAGCACTCTGACCATCATGAAGAACCTTAGAGTTTGCAATGACTGCCACTCTGCCATCAAGTATATATCCAAACTGGCTGGTAGGGAGATTGTTGTTAGAGACGCCACTCGTTTCCACCATTTCAAGGATGGTTCGTGTTCATGCAGGGATTACTGGTGA